In Erinaceus europaeus chromosome 10, mEriEur2.1, whole genome shotgun sequence, one DNA window encodes the following:
- the TUBB4B gene encoding tubulin beta-4B chain produces the protein MREIVHLQAGQCGNQIGAKFWEVISDEHGIDPTGTYHGDSDLQLERINVYYNEATGGKYVPRAVLVDLEPGTMDSVRSGPFGQIFRPDNFVFGQSGAGNNWAKGHYTEGAELVDSVLDVVRKEAESCDCLQGFQLTHSLGGGTGSGMGTLLISKIREEYPDRIMNTFSVVPSPKVSDTVVEPYNATLSVHQLVENTDETYCIDNEALYDICFRTLKLTTPTYGDLNHLVSATMSGVTTCLRFPGQLNADLRKLAVNMVPFPRLHFFMPGFAPLTSRGSQQYRALTVPELTQQMFDAKNMMAACDPRHGRYLTVAAVFRGRMSMKEVDEQMLNVQNKNSSYFVEWIPNNVKTAVCDIPPRGLKMSATFIGNSTAIQELFKRISEQFTAMFRRKAFLHWYTGEGMDEMEFTEAESNMNDLVSEYQQYQDATAEEEGEFEEEAEEEVA, from the exons ATGAGGGAAATCGTGCACCTGCAGGCTGGGCAGTGCGGCAACCAGATCGGCGCTAAG TTCTGGGAGGTGATCAGCGACGAGCATGGCATCGACCCTACCGGCACTTACCACGGAGACAGCGACCTGCAGCTGGAGCGGATCAACGTGTATTACAACGAAGCCACCG GTGGCAAGTATGTACCCCGTGCCGTCCTCGTGGATTTGGAACCAGGCACCATGGACTCCGTGCGCTCGGGGCCTTTTGGTCAAATTTTCAGGCCAGACAACTTTGTCTTTG GTCAGAGTGGTGCTGGGAACAACTGGGCCAAGGGGCACTACACAGAAGGCGCAGAACTGGTGGACTCTGTGCTTGATGTCGTGAGGAAGGAGGCTGAGAGCTGTGACTGCCTACAGGGCTTCCAGCTGACTCACTCTCTGGGTGGAGGGACTGGGTCTGGGATGGGCACCCTTCTTATCAGCAAAATCCGGGAGGAGTACCCAGACAGAATCATGAACACTTTCAGCGTGGTACCCTCCCCCAAGGTGTCGGACACGGTGGTGGAGCCCTACAATGCCACCCTCTCAGTTCACCAGCTGGTGGAGAACACAGATGAGACATACTGCATAGACAATGAGGCCCTCTACGATATCTGTTTCCGCACCCTCAAGCTTACCACACCCAcctatggggacttgaaccacctGGTGTCAGCCACCATGAGCGGGGTGACCACCTGCCTGCGCTTCCCTGGCCAGCTCAATGCTGATCTGCGCAAACTGGCTGTGAACATGGTGCCCTTCCCCCGCCTGCACTTCTTCATGCCCGGCTTTGCCCCACTAACTAGCCGTGGCAGCCAGCAGTACCGTGCCCTGACGGTGCCCGAGCTCACCCAGCAGATGTTCGACGCTAAGAACATGATGGCTGCCTGTGACCCCCGCCATGGCCGCTACCTGACAGTGGCTGCCGTATTCCGGGGCCGCATGTCCATGAAGGAGGTGGACGAGCAGATGCTCAACGTACAGAACAAGAACAGCAGCTATTTCGTGGAATGGATCCCCAACAACGTGAAAACGGCTGTTTGTGACATCCCACCCCGAGGCCTGAAGATGTCAGCCACCTTTATCGGTAACAGCACTGCCATTCAGGAGCTGTTTAAGCGCATCTCAGAGCAGTTCACAGCCATGTTCCGGCGCAAGGCCTTCCTGCACTGGTACACGGGCGAGGGCATGGACGAGATGGAGTTTACGGAGGCTGAGAGCAACATGAACGACCTAGTGTCTGAGTACCAGCAGTACCAGGATGCCACAGCTGAAGAGGAGGGCGAGTTTGAGGAAGAAGCTGAGGAGGAGGTGGCCTAG
- the CIMIP2A gene encoding ciliary microtubule inner protein 2A isoform X1, translating to MAATQKHNLFTPEPHYIPGYAGFYPQLRYQVGNTYGRTTAQLLTDPSIQKSPCSVLSPIAKPKFIEDFSKSKSARVPCRDLMEPHIPHYTGLQPHKNFKIMGRFPAQEMDNQRIPEIDNVSRQVLLPANFMPYPPCPPCPPGKKESQDLGHPGLRLARGEEAWQSPATEAPGHYQLYHCRRDEYPPPVPQQETLDVSRFHRLPQLDHPNLIQRKAISGYAGFVPRFAWVMGTNYRDGVIQAMDEFDRNQFLFRNPICALGERLPKTYWPNHAIYNSQGLIPFYMGFIPSMQDNYAMTFGNSTRKAYKKELKRRNQAL from the exons ATGGCAGCTACTCAGAAACACAACCTTTTCACACCAGAACCTCACTACATCCCTGG CTACGCTGGCTTCTACCCACAGCTGCGCTACCAGGTGGGCAACACCTATGGGCGCACCACAGCACAGTTGCTCACAGACCCCAGCATTCAGAAGAGCCCCTGCTCTGTGTTGTCACCCATTGCCAAGCCCAAGTTTATTGAGGACTTCAGCAAGTCTAAGTCTGCCAGGGTCCCCTGCCGAGACCTGATGGAGCCCCACATCCCCCACTACACGG GCCTGCAGCCTCACAAGAACTTCAAGATCATGGGCAGGTTTCCTGCCCAGGAGATGGACAACCAGAGGATACCAGAGATAGACAATGTGTCCAGGCAGGTCCTGCTGCCAGCAAATTTCATGCCCTACCCACCCTGCCCCCCGTGCCCTCCGGGCAAGAAGGAATCCCAAGACCTGGGCCACCCAGGCCTGCGACTGGCACGTGGAGAGGAGGCCTGGCAGAGCCCTGCCACAGAGGCCCCTGGGCATTACCAG ctTTACCACTGCAGGAGGGATGAGTACCCACCTCCAGTCCCCCAGCAGGAGACACTGGATGTGAGCAGGTTCCACAGGCTACCACAGTTGGACCACCCCAACTTGATCCAACGCAAGGCCATTTCAG GATATGCTGGCTTTGTGCCCCGCTTTGCCTGGGTAATGGGGACGAATTACCGAGACGGAGTCATACAGGCAATGGATGAGTTTGACAGGAACCAG TTTCTGTTCAGAAATCCCATCTGTGCCCTGGGAGAGAGGCTGCCCAAGACGTACTGGCCCAACCATGCCATCTACAACAGCCAAGGCCTGATCCCCTTCTACATGGGATTCATACCAT CCATGCAGGACAACTATGCGATGACGTTCGGCAATAGCACAAGGAAGGCCTATAAAAAGGAACTTAAGAGGCGAAACCAGGCACTATGA
- the CIMIP2A gene encoding ciliary microtubule inner protein 2A isoform X2, producing the protein MAATQKHNLFTPEPHYIPGYAGFYPQLRYQVGNTYGRTTAQLLTDPSIQKSPCSVLSPIAKPKFIEDFSKSKSARVPCRDLMEPHIPHYTGLQPHKNFKIMGRFPAQEMDNQRIPEIDNVSRQVLLPANFMPYPPCPPCPPGKKESQDLGHPGLRLARGEEAWQSPATEAPGHYQLYHCRRDEYPPPVPQQETLDVSRFHRLPQLDHPNLIQRKAISGYAGFVPRFAWVMGTNYRDGVIQAMDEFDRNQFLFRNPICALGERLPKTYWPNHAIYNSQGLIPFYMGFIP; encoded by the exons ATGGCAGCTACTCAGAAACACAACCTTTTCACACCAGAACCTCACTACATCCCTGG CTACGCTGGCTTCTACCCACAGCTGCGCTACCAGGTGGGCAACACCTATGGGCGCACCACAGCACAGTTGCTCACAGACCCCAGCATTCAGAAGAGCCCCTGCTCTGTGTTGTCACCCATTGCCAAGCCCAAGTTTATTGAGGACTTCAGCAAGTCTAAGTCTGCCAGGGTCCCCTGCCGAGACCTGATGGAGCCCCACATCCCCCACTACACGG GCCTGCAGCCTCACAAGAACTTCAAGATCATGGGCAGGTTTCCTGCCCAGGAGATGGACAACCAGAGGATACCAGAGATAGACAATGTGTCCAGGCAGGTCCTGCTGCCAGCAAATTTCATGCCCTACCCACCCTGCCCCCCGTGCCCTCCGGGCAAGAAGGAATCCCAAGACCTGGGCCACCCAGGCCTGCGACTGGCACGTGGAGAGGAGGCCTGGCAGAGCCCTGCCACAGAGGCCCCTGGGCATTACCAG ctTTACCACTGCAGGAGGGATGAGTACCCACCTCCAGTCCCCCAGCAGGAGACACTGGATGTGAGCAGGTTCCACAGGCTACCACAGTTGGACCACCCCAACTTGATCCAACGCAAGGCCATTTCAG GATATGCTGGCTTTGTGCCCCGCTTTGCCTGGGTAATGGGGACGAATTACCGAGACGGAGTCATACAGGCAATGGATGAGTTTGACAGGAACCAG TTTCTGTTCAGAAATCCCATCTGTGCCCTGGGAGAGAGGCTGCCCAAGACGTACTGGCCCAACCATGCCATCTACAACAGCCAAGGCCTGATCCCCTTCTACATGGGATTCATACCAT GA
- the STPG3 gene encoding protein STPG3, producing MNFDQKAVKFLANFYINGGKHWTHGPLKQKPLVTTQAAVRSWGLSHETVGDVMRPPRVPKLPVGLRQKLATKKEPLPVCTPRTPRELLMDQRPPILTDLDIPSPTTYQVPDKAFRESSPHPHFTIGCKPHTREGGGRRAWQTQWMQNENPFIQKTDFNQEQKWPSPVDYQPLKSPAFPAFTFGGHRPAFRTQEATDHPGVLQVGLTSGHTLPKATSPEEHPGPTTYDILPGCRLQHPQSPAFSMSHSPAFASWINYSHTPGPADYHVEDCYNSRFPSAPGVVIQGVRRPKRHDTGPFCAL from the exons ATGAATTTTGACCAGAAGGCTGTGAAATTCCTGGCAAACTTTTATATCAATGGGGGCAAACACTGGACCCATGGCCCTCTGAAGCAGAAGCCACTTGTGACCACCCA AGCTGCTGTGCGGTCGTGGGGCCTGTCACATGAAACTGTGGGGGATGTGATGCGGCCCCCCAGGGTGCCGAAACTTCCAGTTGGCCTGAGGCAAAAGCTGGCCACCAAAAAGGAGCCCTTGCCTGTCTGCACCCCGAGGACCCCGAGGGAGCTGT TGATGGACCAGCGGCCCCCCATCCTGACCGACCTGGACATTCCAAGTCCCACTACATACCAGGTGCCTGATAAGGCGTTTCGAGAATCTTCCCCACATCCCCACTTCACCATCGGCTGCAAGCCTCACACCCGAG AGGGTGGTGGCCGCAGGGCGTGGCAGACCCAGTGGATGCAGAATGAGAATCCCTTCATACAGAAAACGGACTTTAATCAAGAACAAAAG TGGCCATCGCCTGTAGACTATCAGCCACTCAAGTCTCCTGCCTTCCCTGCCTTCACCTTCGGAGGCCACCGGCCTGCCTTCAGGACCCAAGAGGCCACAGATCACCCAGGAGTGCTGCAGGTAGGGCTCACCAGTGGCCACACACTTCCAAAGGCCACAAGTCCAGAGGAGCACCCTGGTCCTACCACCTACGACATCCTTCCTGGGTGCCGTCTGCAGCACCCTCAATCACCTGCCTTCTCTATGAGCCACTCACCAGCCTTCGCATCCTGGATTAACTACT CACACACCCCAGGGCCTGCTGACTACCACGTAGAGGACTGCTATAACTCACGCTTCCCCTCGGCACCTGGTGTGGTCATCCAGGGTGTGAGAAGACCCAAGCGCCATGACACAGGGCCCTTCTGTGCCCTCTAG
- the NELFB gene encoding negative elongation factor B, with protein sequence MFAGLQDLGVANGEDLKETLTNCTEPLKAIEQFQTENGVLLPSLQSALPFLDLHGTPRLEFHQSVFDELRDKLLERVSAIASEGKAEERYKKLEDLLEKSFSLVKMPSLQPVVMCVMKHLPKVPEKKLKLVMADKELYRACAVEVKRQIWQDNQALFGDEVSPLLKQYILEKESALFSSELSVLHNFFSPSPKTRRQGEVVQKLTQMVGKNVKLYDMVLQFLRTLFLRTRNVHYCTLRAELLMSLHDLDISDICSVDPCHKFTWCLDACIRERFVDSKRARELQGFLDGVKKGQEQVLGDLSMILCDPFAINTLSLSTVRHLQELVGQETLPRDSPDLLLLLRLLALGQGAWDMIDSQVFKEPKMEVELITRFLPMLMSFVVDDHTFNVDQKLPAEEKAPVVYPNSLPESFTKFLQEQRMACEVGLYYVLHITKQRNKNALLRLLPGLVETFGDLAFGDIFLHLLTGNLALLADEFALEDFCNSLFDGFLLTASPRKESVQRHALRLLVHLHHRVAPSKLEALQKALEPTGQSGEAVKELYSQLGEKLEQLDQRKASPAPATETPTLELPLPAVPAPAAL encoded by the exons ATGTTCGCAGGGTTGCAGGACCTGGGTGTAGCTAATGGCGAGGACCTGAAGGAGACGCTGACCAACTGCACCGAGCCGCTCAAGGCCATCGAGCAGTTCCAG ACAGAGAATGGCGTGCTGCTGCCCTCCCTGCAGTCGGCATTGCCTTTCCTGGACCTGCACGGAACTCCTAGGCTGGAGTTCCACCAATCGGTGTTTGACGAATTGCGGGACAAGCTGCTGGAACGCGTGTCAGCCATCGCCTCTGAGGGAAAGGCCGAAGAGAG GTACAAGAAACTGGAAGACCTCCTAGAGAAGAGCTTCTCTCTGGTGAAGATGCCCTCTCTGCAGCCTGTGGTGATGTGTGTCATGAAACACTTGCCCAAG GTTCCTGAAAAGAAACTGAAGCTGGTGATGGCTGACAAGGAGCTGTACAGAGCTTGTGCTGTGGAGGTGAAGCGGCAGATCTGGCAGGACAACCAGGCGCTCTTTGGTGATGAGGTGTCCCCGCTGCTGAAACAGTACATCCTGGAGAAGGAGAGTGCACTCTTTAGCTCCGAGCTCTCTGTTCTGCACAACTTCTTCAGTCCTTCCCCCAAGACAAGGCGCCAGGGAGAG GTAGTGCAGAAGCTGACGCAGATGGTGGGGAAGAACGTGAAATTGTACGACATGGTGCTGCAGTTCCTCCGTACCCTCTTCTTGCGCACACGCAATGTGCACTACTGCACACTGCGTGCCGAGCTGCTCATGTCCCTACACGACCTGGACATAAGCGACATCTGTTCTGTGGACCCGTGTCACAAG TTCACTTGGTGCCTGGATGCCTGCATCAGAGAGCGGTTTGTGGATAGCAAGAGAGCCCGGGAGCTGCAGGGGTTTCTGGATGGAGTAAAAAAGGGGCAAGAACAAGTCCTCGG GGATCTGTCCATGATCCTGTGTGACCCCTTTGCCATCAACACCTTGTCACTGAGCACAGTCAGGCACCTACAGGAGCTGGTTGGCCAGGAGACGCTGCCCAGG GACAGCCCtgacctcctcctcctgcttcggCTCTTGGCACTGGGCCAGGGGGCATGGGACATGATTGACAGCCAGGTGTTCAAGGAGCCCAAGATG GAAGTGGAGCTCATCACCAGGTTCCTGCCTATGCTCATGTCTTTTGTGGTGGATGATCACACCTTTAATGTGGACCAGAAGCTTCCGGCTGAGGAGAAGGCCCCCGTTGTGTATCCAAACTCACTTCCAGAGAGTTTCACTAA ATTCCTGCAGGAGCAGCGCATGGCATGTGAGGTGGGGCTGTACTACGTGCTGCACATCACCAAGCAGAGGAACAAGAACGCACTCCTGCGCCTGCTGCCAGGGCTCG TGGAGACCTTCGGTGACCTGGCTTTTGGGGACATCTTCCTCCACCTGCTCACCGGGAATCTGGCACTGCTGGCAGATGAGTTTGCTCTGGAGGACTTCTGTAACAGTCTCTTCGATGGCTTTCTCCTCACTGCCTCCCCGAG GAAGGAGAGCGTCCAGAGGCATGCACTGAGGCTCCTTGTCCACCTGCACCACCGTGTAGCCCCATCCAAGCTGGAAGCCCTGCAGAAAGCGCTAGAGCCTACAGGCCAG AGTGGAGAGGCTGTGAAGGAGCTGTACTCTCAGCTTGGTGAGAAGCTGGAGCAGCTGGACCAGCGGAAGGCCAGCCCTGCTCCGGCCACAGAGACACCCACCCTGGAGCTGCCCCTACCTGCTGTGCCCGCCCCAGCTGCACTCTGA
- the LOC132540725 gene encoding elongin-B-like translates to MSLPGPGNQMDVFLMIQRKKTTIFTDAKENSTVFELKRVIEGIRKQPPREQKLFKNGQLHEDSMTLLECGFTSENTPAEAPALLRLAFLADEISAHIS, encoded by the coding sequence ATGAGCCTCCCTGGACCAGGCAATCAAATGGACGTTTTCCTCATGATCCAGCGCAAGAAGACCACCATCTTCACAGATGCCAAGGAAAACAGCACCGTGTTTGAGCTGAAGCGCGTCATTGAGGGCATCCGTAAGCAGCCGCCCAGAGAACAGAAACTGTTTAAGAATGGCCAGCTTCATGAGGACAGTATGACACTATTAGAGTGTGGCTTCACCAGTGAAAATACCCCAGCAGAAGCCCCAGCTCTACTGAGACTGGCCTTTCTGGCAGACGAAATATCAGCCCATATCAGCTGA